The Bacteroidia bacterium genome contains a region encoding:
- a CDS encoding DegT/DnrJ/EryC1/StrS family aminotransferase, giving the protein MYVPFFKPNISDKVIENVTDALKSGWLTTGKYTQEFEQAFSQYKNGAYCVGLTSCTAALHLAMIALDLPKEAEVIVPTLTFPSTATMALHSGLRVVFAEIDPNTLTICPQDVERKITPKTKAIIAVHLAGNMCDMQALTDIAQKHDLLLIEDCAHAIESTYQGYTSGTIGDVGAFSFYATKNLTTAEGGMLVTKNAELAYKVRLLRSHGIDKEIWKRRQSTAYQQYDVLYPGFKYNMFDLQAAMGIAQLQSLSQNYLKRKALYENYVKAFCDDSRFELVSIQPNSTHAYHLFILKLNLEVIPYTRDMLMFKLKERGIETSVHFFPVPLYSYYKQTFGYTEKDFAVSYQTYLRLISLPLYPDLSVEAQQYVIDTLKAILS; this is encoded by the coding sequence ATGTACGTTCCGTTTTTCAAGCCGAATATTTCTGATAAAGTTATTGAAAATGTTACAGATGCATTAAAAAGTGGCTGGCTAACCACAGGTAAGTATACCCAAGAGTTTGAACAAGCCTTTTCTCAATATAAAAACGGTGCTTACTGTGTAGGTTTGACTTCGTGTACGGCAGCTTTACATTTAGCCATGATAGCATTAGACCTGCCCAAAGAAGCAGAAGTAATTGTTCCTACGCTCACTTTTCCAAGCACTGCAACAATGGCTTTGCATTCTGGTTTGAGGGTAGTATTTGCAGAAATTGACCCTAATACGCTTACTATATGTCCGCAGGATGTAGAACGTAAAATTACTCCAAAGACAAAGGCTATTATTGCTGTTCATCTTGCGGGAAATATGTGTGATATGCAAGCACTTACGGATATAGCCCAAAAGCATGATTTACTTTTGATTGAAGATTGCGCCCATGCTATTGAAAGCACTTATCAAGGATATACTTCAGGCACAATTGGCGATGTAGGGGCTTTCAGCTTTTATGCCACGAAAAACCTAACCACTGCAGAGGGCGGCATGTTAGTTACCAAAAATGCCGAACTTGCCTACAAAGTAAGACTACTCCGCAGCCATGGAATAGACAAAGAAATATGGAAACGCAGACAAAGCACAGCGTACCAGCAATACGATGTCCTATATCCTGGGTTTAAGTACAATATGTTTGACCTTCAAGCAGCTATGGGAATAGCCCAGCTACAAAGTTTATCGCAAAATTATCTAAAACGAAAAGCATTGTATGAAAACTATGTTAAAGCCTTTTGTGATGATAGCAGATTTGAATTAGTATCTATTCAGCCCAATAGTACGCATGCGTATCATTTGTTTATCTTGAAGCTCAATTTAGAGGTCATTCCTTATACTCGGGATATGCTCATGTTTAAGCTCAAAGAGAGGGGCATAGAAACTTCGGTTCATTTTTTTCCTGTACCTCTGTACTCTTATTACAAGCAAACTTTTGGCTACACAGAGAAAGATTTTGCTGTGAGTTATCAAACTTACTTGCGGTTAATTAGTTTGCCCCTTTATCCTGATTTGAGTGTAGAGGCGCAGCAATATGTTATTGACACTTTGAAGGCAATTTTGAGTTAG
- the panC gene encoding pantoate--beta-alanine ligase, with the protein MEIFTRISEIMNYLHVKKIIGHEIGFVPTMGALHDGHLTLIKASKSKNLLTVASIFVNPTQFGPNEDFDKYPRTIEQDIALLKSVNCDVLFLPSVEEMYPTPSAIVLSMPSLTQKYEGKFRKGHFEGVMLIVAKLFNIILPDVAFFGQKDFQQCAVIKQMVKDLSFPIKIEIIPTVREKDGLAMSSRNRYLNEVERQKAVGIYQTLVYIKNMVQHEKNVDNLVKHAYDYIQKFGFTQIDYIDIVHADTLENLQHAHAENKPVMLITARLGTTRLLDNMYLYDMN; encoded by the coding sequence ATGGAAATATTTACTCGTATTTCTGAGATAATGAACTACCTTCATGTCAAAAAAATTATTGGACATGAAATTGGCTTTGTTCCCACGATGGGCGCTCTACATGATGGACATTTGACTCTAATAAAAGCAAGTAAAAGTAAAAACTTACTTACAGTAGCTTCTATTTTTGTAAATCCCACACAGTTTGGACCTAATGAAGATTTTGATAAATATCCAAGAACCATTGAGCAAGACATTGCGCTGCTCAAATCAGTAAATTGTGATGTTTTGTTTTTGCCTTCGGTTGAGGAGATGTACCCTACACCTTCGGCAATTGTTCTAAGCATGCCTTCTTTAACTCAAAAGTATGAAGGCAAGTTTAGAAAAGGGCATTTTGAGGGCGTTATGCTGATTGTAGCCAAGCTTTTTAATATCATTTTACCTGATGTGGCTTTTTTTGGACAAAAAGATTTTCAACAATGTGCTGTAATTAAGCAAATGGTTAAAGATCTTTCTTTTCCCATAAAAATAGAGATTATCCCTACGGTAAGAGAAAAAGATGGGCTAGCGATGAGTAGCAGAAACAGGTATCTTAATGAAGTAGAACGCCAAAAAGCAGTAGGTATTTACCAAACTTTGGTTTATATCAAAAACATGGTGCAGCACGAAAAAAATGTAGATAACCTTGTAAAGCATGCCTATGATTACATACAAAAATTCGGTTTTACGCAAATAGACTACATAGATATTGTTCATGCAGATACATTAGAAAATTTGCAGCATGCTCATGCTGAAAATAAGCCCGTCATGTTAATTACTGCCCGATTAGGCACTACAAGACTATTAGACAACATGTATTTGTATGACATGAACTAA
- a CDS encoding glycogen/starch synthase, which yields MKKLKILFVTTEISPFFKVSNVADLVRKLPQGLQDKGHEIRILMPRFGLISEKKNRLHDVVRLSGINITVGDEEKPLMIKVASIPGARLQVYFLDNEDYFHRKAFLTHPETNAWFDDNDERCIFFCKGALETIKKLGWAPDIIHCHNFMTSLIPFYIKTIYKDEPVFKNTKVVYSLYNENINYDFEYGESFKEKAAPEIDPKLLEHFEKADFLGITKGGIAYADAVTIGTPNISKELSALIENKQKLEYVDVDDSCVETYNQFYTSLMN from the coding sequence ATGAAAAAACTTAAAATATTGTTTGTAACCACTGAAATATCCCCTTTTTTCAAGGTGTCAAATGTAGCGGATCTAGTCCGCAAGTTACCTCAAGGGTTACAAGATAAGGGTCATGAAATTCGAATCTTAATGCCAAGATTCGGATTGATTAGTGAGAAAAAGAATCGCTTGCATGATGTAGTACGGCTATCAGGCATAAACATCACTGTGGGCGATGAGGAAAAACCTCTTATGATAAAAGTTGCTTCTATCCCAGGTGCAAGGCTGCAAGTCTATTTTCTAGACAATGAGGACTACTTCCATCGCAAAGCGTTCCTAACGCATCCTGAAACCAACGCATGGTTTGATGACAATGATGAAAGATGCATATTCTTCTGTAAAGGTGCATTAGAAACTATTAAAAAATTAGGCTGGGCACCTGACATTATTCATTGCCACAACTTTATGACCTCTCTTATTCCGTTCTATATTAAAACTATTTACAAAGATGAACCTGTATTCAAAAACACTAAGGTAGTCTATTCCTTATACAACGAAAATATTAACTACGACTTTGAATATGGAGAAAGCTTCAAAGAAAAAGCTGCTCCTGAAATTGATCCTAAGCTACTTGAACACTTTGAAAAAGCAGATTTTCTCGGTATTACCAAAGGCGGCATAGCTTATGCCGATGCAGTAACCATAGGTACACCCAACATTAGCAAAGAACTTAGCGCGCTGATTGAAAATAAACAAAAACTAGAATACGTAGATGTAGATGATAGTTGTGTTGAAACCTATAATCAATTTTACACTTCTTTGATGAACTAA